One Candidatus Desulfatibia profunda DNA window includes the following coding sequences:
- a CDS encoding helicase has product MNTDLSFITNAKNQSLKDRFEVLIKDTSLFDCLVGYFYTSGFHALYKSLEKTEKIRILIGISTNRQTYDLLEKALKPKQQVIEFSHAEAKEEVEKLIEQELADSEDNRRVEEGVNKFIEWVRDKKLEIRAYPSQNIHAKLYIMTFLEGDRDVGRVITGSSNFTRAGLIDNLEFNVELKNRSDYEFTRQKFDELWKDSVDVSERYVQTIQEKTWLSQNITPYQLYLKFLYEYFKDELSQTGEVFVKYLPPEFKKLEYQEQAVLNAKKILLEYGGVFIADVVGLGKTYISAMLAGQLDGRTLVIAPPVLLEKTNPGSWPNVFSDFRISADFESLGKLDDLLYRGTEKYTNIIIDEAHRFRTETTITYEKLAEICRGKRVILVTATPYNNAPKDILSLLKLFQKAKKSTIPNLPDLEGFFSRLDRKLKKLDRQKDYAKYISTVKANSREIREKVLKYLMVRRTRTEVEKYFPDDITKQGLKFPNVEKPIPLFYELNEKEDEIFNKTIELIAQKFKYARYMPMLYYQGKVDQLERQSQRNMGRFMKILLVKRLESSFFAFRNSVDRFLHSYEMFIKEFDNGNVYVSAKHTNKIFELLENDDDEAVQRLIDEGKAGRYASSEFMEGFLYDLQHDHDVLLEIKKLWTHIDRDPKLLKFLHGLSTDSSLRENHLIIFTESKETANHLFKNLHQKFPDRVLCYTGDSGEATRDKVIENFDARARHPKDDYRILVSTEVLAEGVNLHRSNTVINYDIPWNPTRMMQRVGRINRVDTPFDKIHTFNFFPTTQSNDQIKLKEAAEAKINAFLTLLGGDAELLTEGEPIGSHELFDRLFSRQTLEGEDNAGESELKYLHSIKKIRDKDPDLFEKIKRLPKKARTSKYHAEPTNSLITYFRRGKLQKFFLSAAAPGAEELDFISAAKLLESLPDEAKQKLPEQFYDLLDKNKEAFIFATTQELPQLKKRGGRDSAAYILKILKATLKNTQKLTDDQELFLKKVLTQLEEGGLPKQTAKQTLKALNDLKNEIVNPFKVLAVLQTHIPAKLLEGHYAEQNPAVFGKREVILSMYLSRDDNG; this is encoded by the coding sequence ATGAACACGGATTTATCATTCATAACAAACGCAAAAAATCAAAGCCTGAAAGACCGATTTGAAGTGTTGATAAAAGACACCTCTCTTTTTGATTGCCTTGTGGGGTATTTCTATACCAGCGGATTCCATGCCCTGTATAAATCGCTGGAAAAAACAGAAAAAATCCGAATTCTGATTGGTATCAGCACCAACAGGCAGACCTATGATTTGCTCGAAAAAGCCCTTAAACCAAAACAACAAGTCATTGAATTTTCACATGCCGAGGCTAAGGAAGAAGTTGAAAAGCTGATAGAGCAAGAATTAGCTGACTCGGAAGACAATAGAAGAGTCGAAGAAGGCGTCAATAAGTTTATTGAATGGGTCAGGGATAAAAAATTGGAAATCAGAGCCTATCCATCGCAAAATATCCATGCCAAGCTTTACATTATGACTTTTCTTGAAGGAGATCGAGACGTTGGGCGGGTGATTACCGGTTCCAGCAATTTCACCCGCGCGGGACTCATAGATAATCTGGAATTTAATGTAGAGTTGAAAAACCGTAGCGACTATGAGTTTACCCGCCAAAAGTTCGATGAATTATGGAAGGATTCGGTTGATGTCAGCGAAAGATATGTCCAGACGATACAAGAGAAGACCTGGCTCAGTCAAAACATCACACCATACCAGCTTTACCTTAAATTTCTTTATGAATATTTCAAAGATGAACTCAGCCAGACCGGTGAGGTGTTTGTAAAATATCTTCCACCGGAGTTTAAAAAACTCGAATACCAGGAACAGGCGGTTTTAAATGCCAAAAAAATACTGCTGGAGTATGGCGGCGTTTTCATTGCGGATGTCGTAGGCCTGGGCAAGACTTACATTTCCGCCATGCTGGCAGGACAGCTTGACGGCAGAACGCTGGTCATTGCCCCGCCGGTGCTACTTGAAAAAACCAATCCCGGCTCCTGGCCTAACGTGTTTTCTGATTTTCGTATATCGGCTGACTTTGAATCACTGGGCAAACTGGATGATTTGCTCTACAGAGGAACTGAAAAATACACCAACATCATCATCGATGAAGCCCACCGCTTCCGAACGGAAACAACGATTACTTACGAGAAACTGGCGGAAATCTGCCGCGGTAAAAGGGTTATTCTGGTAACCGCCACGCCATACAACAATGCGCCCAAAGATATTCTCAGCCTGCTAAAACTGTTTCAGAAAGCCAAAAAAAGCACCATTCCCAATCTGCCCGATTTGGAAGGTTTTTTCAGCCGACTGGATCGAAAACTAAAAAAACTGGATCGGCAGAAAGACTATGCCAAATACATCAGCACCGTAAAAGCAAACTCCCGGGAAATACGGGAAAAAGTCCTGAAATACCTAATGGTGCGCCGCACCCGAACAGAGGTGGAAAAATATTTTCCTGACGATATTACCAAACAGGGGCTAAAATTCCCCAATGTAGAAAAACCGATCCCGCTTTTTTATGAACTAAACGAAAAGGAAGATGAGATATTCAATAAAACCATCGAACTCATCGCCCAAAAGTTCAAATATGCCCGTTATATGCCCATGCTTTATTATCAAGGCAAGGTGGATCAGCTTGAGCGACAATCCCAGCGGAACATGGGCCGGTTTATGAAAATCCTGCTGGTCAAACGCCTGGAAAGCAGTTTCTTTGCCTTCAGAAACTCGGTAGACCGATTCCTGCACTCTTATGAGATGTTTATCAAAGAATTTGACAACGGCAATGTCTATGTCAGTGCAAAACACACCAACAAAATATTTGAACTGCTGGAGAACGATGACGATGAAGCCGTGCAGCGACTGATCGATGAAGGCAAAGCGGGACGCTATGCCAGCAGTGAATTTATGGAAGGATTCCTGTATGATCTGCAGCACGACCATGACGTCCTGCTGGAGATCAAAAAACTCTGGACGCACATTGACCGCGACCCCAAGCTTTTAAAATTCCTGCACGGATTGTCAACGGATTCGAGTTTGCGAGAAAATCATTTGATCATCTTTACGGAATCCAAGGAAACCGCCAACCATTTGTTCAAAAATTTACATCAAAAATTCCCGGACAGGGTGTTGTGCTATACCGGCGATTCAGGGGAAGCGACACGCGATAAAGTTATCGAAAACTTTGACGCCCGCGCCCGGCATCCGAAGGATGATTACCGGATACTGGTTTCCACGGAAGTGTTGGCCGAAGGCGTGAACCTGCACCGCTCCAATACGGTGATCAACTATGATATTCCCTGGAATCCCACCCGCATGATGCAGCGGGTCGGCCGCATCAACCGGGTGGATACGCCTTTTGATAAAATTCACACATTTAATTTTTTTCCCACCACGCAATCCAATGATCAGATTAAGCTCAAAGAGGCGGCAGAAGCCAAAATCAATGCCTTCCTGACCCTGCTGGGCGGAGACGCCGAACTTTTAACCGAAGGCGAACCCATCGGTTCCCACGAGCTTTTTGACCGGTTGTTTTCCAGACAGACATTGGAAGGCGAGGATAATGCCGGGGAAAGCGAATTGAAGTATCTTCACTCCATCAAAAAAATTCGCGATAAAGACCCCGACCTGTTTGAGAAGATCAAGCGGTTGCCTAAAAAAGCACGAACTTCGAAATATCATGCTGAACCGACAAATTCACTGATCACTTATTTCCGGCGGGGCAAACTGCAGAAATTCTTCCTGTCCGCTGCTGCTCCGGGTGCCGAAGAGCTGGATTTCATCTCAGCGGCAAAACTGCTGGAAAGTCTCCCTGATGAGGCAAAGCAAAAACTGCCCGAGCAGTTTTATGACTTACTGGATAAAAACAAAGAGGCGTTTATTTTTGCGACTACACAAGAACTGCCGCAGCTAAAGAAAAGGGGCGGACGTGACAGCGCGGCATACATCCTTAAAATTTTAAAAGCAACCCTTAAGAACACCCAGAAACTGACCGACGACCAAGAATTATTTCTGAAAAAGGTCCTGACCCAGCTTGAGGAAGGCGGCCTGCCCAAGCAGACGGCAAAACAAACATTAAAAGCCCTGAATGATTTAAAAAATGAAA